The segment CTGGATGGCGGCCAGGCCGTAGAGAGCCGTGGTGTTGGTGCTGATCCACAGGTGCTCGTAGCCCGGTTCGAGGGCGGCGGAGCCCTGGACCGGCGTCTTGTCCCAGACCATGGCGGCGGTGTATCCGTCGCTCCTGTCGAATTTGGCCCAGGCGCGCTGGGCGAGCTTGGCGTCGTTCGACTGGGCGGCGGCGTAGGCGTCCTGACGCGAGTGGCCCTGGAAGAGGAGGAGGGTGCCGAAGTTCTGGCCGTAGCGGGCGGCCTGTTCGGTCTTGGAGGCGTTGAAGTAGCGGCAGTAGTCGAGCCAGGCCTCCTTGAACTTCGGCTGGTCGACGAGGTCGATGAGCTCGGCGCACATCTCCACCAGGCCGAACATCGCGGAGAGGTGGGAGACGCCGACGACGGGCTTGTCGGCGATCGCGAAGCGGCCGGTGTCGAGGTCGTAGAGGCCGGTGCCCTGGACGAAGCCGTTGGGCTGGGCGGCGATGGTCTCCATGGTGGAGCGCAACCGGGCTTCGGCCTTCGCCGCCTTGGGGCCGCCGCGCTCCCACTCGGTGAGCCAGGCGGCGGCGAGACCGCTCCAGTCGGTGCCGAAGCCGATGGAGAGGGCGTGGCGGTCGGGGGTGTAGGGCTCGGTGCGGATCTTGCGGATGGGATCGAGGACGAGGAAGGTCTCGTCGGAGTCGACCAGGTCGTGCATGAGGTCGCCGACGCGTTCGTCGGCGGTGAGGAAGTAGTAGGGACGACGGTAGACGGCGGTGGAGATGCGCTGCTGCTTCGCGCTGTCGGCGAAGTGCTGGACGCCGTGGCGGGTGCCGAGGCCCGCCCACTTGCCGAGGTGGTAGACGTCGACCTCGCCGGTGTGGCGGGTCATGGCCTCGGCGAAGCGGAAGACGTCGGAGCGGCCGGAGCGCAGGTACGCGTACCAGAGCCACAGGTCGGGCGAGAGCTCGGAGTTGTCCCAGGCGTAGCCGCCGACGTCGTACCGCCACTGGTGCCGGTCCTCGTCGTAGGTGTGCATGATGTCGCCGTAGTCCCAGAAGCCGTACCAACGGCGCTGCTCCACCTGGTCCTTGTAGTAGGTGAAGAGGTAGTCGAGGCGGTCCTCGATCGTCGCCTTCGCCGGGGTGGAACGGTCGACGGGCGAGAACAGCCCGCCGAACACCCGCGCGCGGACCAGGTCTTCGGGGCTGGCGGCGAGCTGCGGCGGGGTACGGACGGCGGCCGCCTGGGCGACGAGCGTCGCGGCGGTGGGGGTGGCGGCGTTGGCCCAGAACATCAGCTCACTGGTGCGGGCGATGCCGTAGGGGGTACCGAAGCCGGGCTCGTGGTCCTCATACGTGATGTTGAGGCCTTCGAGCTGCTCGGGGAAGGTGTCCTGCCCCATGCCGTCGTGGTAGAAGCGCAGGTCCATGGGCTGGGCCTCGGGCGACCAGAGCCAGAGGGTGACCTCGGCGGCGTCGCCGGCCGCGCCCCGGATGTCGAGCTGGGCGGGGTGCTTCTGCCAGAAGTCCCGCATCCCGAAGGAGAGTCCGCCGGTCACGCCGCCGACATAGCCGAAGCCGCTCGCGCGCCGGCCGCCGCCGGCCGGGATCCAGCCGTGGCCGGGCTTGGTGCGCTTGCGGAGGCTGAAGCCGTCGGCGGAGAGCTGGGCGAGGGTGTAGTCGCCCCAGGTGGGGACGTACTGCATGCGGGTGGTGACGCGCTGGTCCCAGGAAGCCGGGTCGGGCAGCTTCTCACCCTTGACCTGGGCGGTGCGGACGGCGGCGCCGGGGTCGCGGCGCAGGCCGGTGATCCCCTGGACGGCCTCGGTGAGGAACCCGGCGCCCTCACCGGCGATGCGGACGTGGCGGTCGTACGCGGCGTCCCGCATGGGCACGGTGAAGCGGACACCGAGGCCGCGGATGAAGTCCTTCTGCTGGTCGCCGTCGTAGGTGATGGTGTGGACCATGCGGAAGGAATCGGAGCCCGCGTAGAAGTAGAGACGCACCGAGAACGGCAGCCAACTCCGGCTCCCCTTGCGGTGCTTGCCGTCGATGCGGACCACGGCCCTGACGGGGCCGCCCTGTTCGACGACGGCGCCGGAGATCTCGCCGTCGAACCGGTCCCACTTGGCGTTGCCGTGGTCGCCGTCGTCGAGGTCGCTCTGGCGGAGCAGGACGAGCCGGCCGTCGGTGGCGACCTTCACGCCGTCGCGGGTGACGGACTCGACGAGCTTCCCGCCGTCCTTGGAGACGACGGCCCGGACGGTGCCGGTGTCGACGGTGATCCGGCGACCGGTCTCGGTCACGGTGACGGTCTTCGCGGCGGTCGCCGGGGTCCCGGGCGCGAGGGTGAACCGCTCGGCCCCGGCGGCCTCGGGTCCGACGGCGTGCGCGGTCCACTTGAGGGAGCCGTCGGGCCAGCGGGCAGTGGTCCAGGTCTGCACGGGGACGTCGGCGCCGTCGGCGGCGGTGAGCGCGAAGGCCCGGTCGCCGGGGTGGACGCCCTTGGGCCAGGCGACGCCGAAGGTCGATCCGGCAGCGGCACCGAGCCCACCGGGCTCCAGCCAGGTGACGGTCGCGGGCCGGTCGGCCGCCGGGGTCTCGGCGGGCGCGGCCGCCCGGGCGTCCCCGCGCCCGAGCACCCAGCTGAACTGTGCGGCGGCTCCGGCCACGGCGGCGGCCTTGAGGAGGGAGCGGCGAGGTAGGGCAGACACGGGAACTCCTTTCATGGGCATGCCGAGGGCATGCCTGCGGAAGCGGGAGGGGTACGGGTAACCGGGCCCACCCCGTGTGCCCACCCGTCCCGCTGGGGCGGGACGGGTGGGCACACGGGACGGCGCGCTCTGGCGGCGCCTCAGCCCCCTGCACCTGCCCGCACCACCAGGCGCGGTGCACTCGTGGTGCGGGCCAGGGGGCGGGAGCCTAGGCCCGGCAAGGGGCACCGTCCGGGCACGCCCAGGACCCCGGGAGTATGGGTCAGCCCGGCAAGGGGCGGCGCTGCTCCGCCGCCAGGGTCGAGGCGACGAGGATGCCGAGGGCCGGTAGGGCCAGGGGGGCGGAGAACCAGGCCGAGGCGGCGATCACCGCCAGGCCGCAGACGACGAGGAGGGAGCCCGCCGGGTCGCGCAGTGCGCGGCGGGCGGCGGGGCCCAGCAGGGTGCGCCAGCGCAGGTCCGGGCGCCAGGCCGTGGCCGCCCGGAGGAGGGTGACCGTCAGCCAG is part of the Streptomyces sp. NBC_00250 genome and harbors:
- a CDS encoding exo-rhamnogalacturonan lyase family protein, with translation MSALPRRSLLKAAAVAGAAAQFSWVLGRGDARAAAPAETPAADRPATVTWLEPGGLGAAAGSTFGVAWPKGVHPGDRAFALTAADGADVPVQTWTTARWPDGSLKWTAHAVGPEAAGAERFTLAPGTPATAAKTVTVTETGRRITVDTGTVRAVVSKDGGKLVESVTRDGVKVATDGRLVLLRQSDLDDGDHGNAKWDRFDGEISGAVVEQGGPVRAVVRIDGKHRKGSRSWLPFSVRLYFYAGSDSFRMVHTITYDGDQQKDFIRGLGVRFTVPMRDAAYDRHVRIAGEGAGFLTEAVQGITGLRRDPGAAVRTAQVKGEKLPDPASWDQRVTTRMQYVPTWGDYTLAQLSADGFSLRKRTKPGHGWIPAGGGRRASGFGYVGGVTGGLSFGMRDFWQKHPAQLDIRGAAGDAAEVTLWLWSPEAQPMDLRFYHDGMGQDTFPEQLEGLNITYEDHEPGFGTPYGIARTSELMFWANAATPTAATLVAQAAAVRTPPQLAASPEDLVRARVFGGLFSPVDRSTPAKATIEDRLDYLFTYYKDQVEQRRWYGFWDYGDIMHTYDEDRHQWRYDVGGYAWDNSELSPDLWLWYAYLRSGRSDVFRFAEAMTRHTGEVDVYHLGKWAGLGTRHGVQHFADSAKQQRISTAVYRRPYYFLTADERVGDLMHDLVDSDETFLVLDPIRKIRTEPYTPDRHALSIGFGTDWSGLAAAWLTEWERGGPKAAKAEARLRSTMETIAAQPNGFVQGTGLYDLDTGRFAIADKPVVGVSHLSAMFGLVEMCAELIDLVDQPKFKEAWLDYCRYFNASKTEQAARYGQNFGTLLLFQGHSRQDAYAAAQSNDAKLAQRAWAKFDRSDGYTAAMVWDKTPVQGSAALEPGYEHLWISTNTTALYGLAAIQNLALVGDHLPK